The following is a genomic window from Anopheles arabiensis isolate DONGOLA chromosome X unlocalized genomic scaffold, AaraD3 X_pericentromeric_contig0035, whole genome shotgun sequence.
cttacgtcaagtgacgaattgtcaaaatgcactagagtccaccacctgatagtTTTAAATTCACCTTGggtgggtcgccatagttggggggactttggtgtcattttaaacccgctacacaccgttggtttcaaaagtatagcaaacagaaaaaatttctttcttgcttataggcaagtgcattttgtatttattcattttattgaacaaacatcagagatacaaAATCAGGCAATACTTACTGCAATTGTCCTcgtgtgtccatgtgtgtCTCGTAGATGATGCGGAATAAAggtgaaaatagcaaataaattaatgatttcttagtctTCGTCTCTATCTGTCCTCACCTGATCTCGGATTGCATCCACCTTGCGTAGAGCTTCGGTTGACAGTAAAAGATGCAGCGGTTCTGAGTAGTACTAAATCTCGCCGATAGATGACGCTGGACATTGGGACATTGGTTCGTGTTGgaggaggcgaatgagctgtgcgattcgtgcgcgatcgggtgaTTTCTCGCCATCGCAATTCGCAAATTCGCACGCTTCATATCTCGGCGGCATCTCGACATCGCGACCGAAAaacgggtaccattttacgagGTGTAATTAGAATCGGCGCAATAAACCGTTTCCATCAAAGGCACACATCCGCGTGTTTGGAAGACTCtccctgcaaaaaaaaaaagtaaacgtttTCGCTACGCgattaaatgttaatgttcacaaaccaatttcatgttttttttagttctctaAAGTTCCAATCCGGGCGAggttttcaatacttttgcaTTCATACTTTAAAGGCTTGCGTCCATCCAGCCTGGGTAATATGtaagttctttttaaattctgCCGCCGGTTGATGCTTTGATGTTGATCCTGTTTCGGAGATAAAAGCGTCCACCACTTTGacgcattctcatggagacgcACGGTGGCGGGTGTGATACAGCTGCTGGCTGTTGGTCTGGCTTTTCATCTCCACGGActgaaattacaacaaaacattatttaaacgatgtaaacaaatgcctaCCGGTTGTTACAGGATGAAGGGAACGATGCTGAGCGCCACTGTCCCAGAAAACCATCACTTTTACCCGTACAAAAAAAgccgtaaaaaagaaaaacccaataaaagaagcacacaggACGCGACACAGGATCTGCACAGAACTCGCACAGGCCACGCCAGGCCAGGACACCGGTACgacgaaatgaaccaaaatcggacctggaaatgtaacaacacttggatgcgttttccaaaacccacacaccacagGTAACTAGATGGTTACCAGCCGAAAATGCGTAATCTGTCAAGTTGCTGTTTCGATCGTAGTACACATGTGAACATCACCCAACCAAAGGCTATATATGTAGACCACACTTATGCATCAGGTTATATCCTCACTACGAGTAAACGCAAGGTGACgtgttttcgttcgctctcacttttaacggtttttcgagtgtttttgcgaaaaattgattctgctgttgcttccaGTTACATTTCGCAGGTGGCCAAAGAGAATCGAACATGTCGATTAGAGAAGGACGTGCGCCCAATTCTAGTTCGCCGGAGTCCTTGATGGTGGTGAATCTCTCCACCTATCGGATTGAAGGCGAATTCGATGCTGGTGGCTGCGGCACGGTGTTGGTGGGCAGCCATGCCCGCTCCAAGCAGCCggtggtgatgaaaatggccAGCAAAGAGGTGGACCGGCTCCTGCTCGCCACGGAGCGCCGGATCTATGCGCGGCTGCCGAAGGCTCCGTGGATGGCCCAGACTCATCGACGCCGGTACGTATCGCAAACGCGACGTGCTGGTTTTGGAGCGCCTGGGGCCATCACTGCAGGACTTACTGAACTTGTGCGGAGGACGCTTCGGTCTGAAGACGGTTTCGCAGCTAGCGCTGCAACTGCTCGACAGGCTGGAAACATTCCACGAGCTGGGGTACGTTCACCGCGACCTGAAGCCGGACAATGTCCTGCTGGGTCGCGGAACGACCCGCAAGACGCTGCACTTGATCGACTTCGGTCTTGCCGAGCCGTATCGGCACCCACGCACGGGGAACACATAGCGCAGGATGCGTTTTtcccgttcgccggaacgatcgAGTTTGCACCAGTGTTCGCTCATCTGGAGTATACACCGAGCAGGCGAGATGACATTTTGTCACTCGCCTACATGCTGGTGTTTTTGCTCCGCGGTGGCCTACCGTGGTATGGTACCGAGGAGCGATTTGATCCGGACGAGGCACTGCTTCTGAAGTTGCGCATTACGCCTAGCGAGCTGTGTAGAGGACTGCCGGCTGAGTTTCAGCGGTTGACCGAGTACGCGTTGCAGATGGAATTCTGCGACGCGCCGGACTATACCGAGCTGAAGCGGATGTTCCGGAATCTGCTGCGCCAACATTCCATGCAGCACGATTTGCATTTCGATTGGAACCGGTTTGGCTGCTAAACCAGCAcctaatttcttttcttctctctctctctctctctcttcgttccAGCTTTCGTAAAGTGACGTGTAAGTCACCCCAGTATAAGGCGCCGTGAAGGAACAGCCCGATGCTGGGACGGTGGCCAAATCCGATCCTCTGCCTCCTCGTGGCGCCACTGGATGTTGGCCTCTGGTGttgtcagactcaccagcggcctaaccaaagaggacggtcagtgggacaccaagcgtttgctcaacggagctacacgtacatttgatgctatgggggttgaagggaaataaatatgtatttattgtactttagtgtaagattgaggccatgtaaaaatacacgtgtagcattggaataaattgaaatgtacaaatgcctatataaaacgagttaattttcgagtttgcaatgattgcaattttcaactctttctcgccggatagcatcaacttcaaacgtacattgtggggatgttttccactgccgacgccgatccacgaacacaaattttgataggccacctttACATGAGCATAGCTTTCGAACGCGAGCTTATATAAGGGCGTGCGTGCGGGGCATCGAAGGAAAGCTCTCGCCAAGTACTATCCGACGGTGGGGTATTGCCCCTCCTCCCGCCCTCCCTGTTCCATACTGCAGGAAGGAAAACCGTCAAATTGCTTTCGAACGGAAGCTAATACAAAGCTATATCAGGCAGCGACAGACGCGTCGGTACAAGTTGTGCAACTTTTGTCTCACAAACGTGTCCTCCTAGGAACCACTCAGCACGActcttccagtcaaaaacgtgattttgtgtgaaattttcaccgttttacACACAGGTGTGTGAATGTTCTATCCCCCTTCccggatccattgttatccCTCGTTGGATAGGGCGCGGCTAGTAGACCAAATTTGGTACGACCATTTGCGTAGGTACGATCAACACTCGTTACTCAAAATCGGAGTCAAAGTCCTTCTGCAGAACGCGCCACGGGCTGTCATTTGAAAACGGCCTCcggaaaatgaaccgaattttTGTGATTCGGTTTCACATGTGATTCGTGATGGAAAAAGCCATCGAACACTTCAATTTACATCGAGATTAGAATGCGTGTAGCGGAAGAGAACGTTTCTCCGTCGACGCTTAGATAATCGAGATAATTCATTTGCTGCTACTCGCCATTTGTCTGAAGCATTCTTACCCCGGTTTAGTAGCGATGTCCACATCTgcaaccgaatgtagaggaaagaacttcagtccggaatcaatggcctacaaaaatggacaactaaaacgaaatatcagggaaatgtaaaatatttcacaccaaacaaccttaaagcttgggttgttccaaaaatattttatcgaatagaaatagtgtcttcgaaagtctctggctcctctttaccgtactgctctgaggcattctatcggggcctttatagtccagtcctattccatcactgttctgcaaaagcgggcagctttctttctcacatatcatcacacaccgattggattacagaagccttcattgaaggtgccaaacaggcattcacggtgctgacggaaggaagaacggttgccacaaactgcagaacaatcacgaaatggagaaaggttatgggtccaaaacagccccagAGTTGATTGCGAAATGCAAAACAGGACCGATAGATGATGCTAAATTCAGatggttcgtgttcgaggaggcgaatgagttgcgcgattcgtgcgcgatcgggtttctcgccatcgcaaattgaaactccctaccttcgttggatcgaacacggatcatacgctaagagaatgatgcgaagcgcatgtctcccatggaacgtattgagattgtaacgcagatgaagctgtgccgcaaaccacgtaacaaagccttgtcgatcgagattctcctgtgtcctgtggcccgggttgtgcaagcgttgaacaagcgagtgcgagacacgcacgcaatttctggatgaaggatcatcattgacgctgaagttaccctagcagcgagtatcagattgaagggccagccgggcccccacttgagttgcagtggacggccaacgtgaaacgcaaggcgacgtttcagcttcacgtttgacctggagcctggagattgctgcacgcgggggagagcggtcgttcacggcgacggtttcaacagctaagtttgccacaacaaaatattcattatcccacactgacaagttcgaatgattacgtacaggatcggccagcggaacatcaggaggatggtacaccgagaaccaggcttggaaaatcccaatcggcttggagaatgtgctcctactacttccaccgctggagcctcaatctgggtgaccgattgcggtgaggacgatgttgggatgggctgtttacgggacacaaaagggaaacaccatcaggcgagtgacgataccgggtggtgagatagtatgcaccaccaaacacacaagcagcgggaaaggcagcgtcgacgtaccaggaccagggcatcctgcagcagcacagcggtgtctatgagcagctgctatgacggccgaatgccaccggtagcagcaatccttacgacaattccagcggcagcagcagtacgtacgatccacaacacccatcgcgcaaacactccaccgctacacggccgcgcacggaaagcgcatctgagcacggaaagcgcatgtgatcacggaaagtgtaaagtgaatcgggaaaaacgatgacagttgttgttgaacttgtcccgttctagccaaggtggattaaaaatatcaggtggtggattaggggggcctttggggggtcgccatagttgagggactttacgtcattttagaaccgttgaccattggtttccgcacacaaagcttagcaaatataacagatttcgatttgttattaggtgcattttagtgtgtctattgattttatcgaaaaacgtaataaatatatacaaaagatttgatgatttgtttatgcacgaaatttaaaatcatgcatgagttctaatgTCAAGTAAATTGcggccatgcggctcgtagataatgaggaattaatgtaaaaattgaaaaaaataatgatttcttaatttttgtcatcaaaaatgtcgaaaacacaaagaattctagaataaattcacagaataacacaaaataacacactttaatgtatgtttcaatgttaaataagaaatacTCACCAAgtccaacatatatttttaaagaatttttttttcgaaaaaatggggtagataaattatatgaacaaatttaattaatgtaaacaaagtttgaatcctggggaccttacgtcaagtgacgaattgtcaaaatgcactagagtccaccacctgatagtTTTAAATTCACCTTGggtgggtcgccatagttgggggactttggtgtcattttaaacccgctacacaccgttggtttcaaaagtatagcaaacagaaaaaaatttctttcttgcttataggcaagtgcatttttgtatttattcattttattgaacaaacatcagagatacaaAATCAGGCAATACTTACTGCAATTGTCCTcgtgtgtccatgtgtgtCTCGTAGATGATGCGGAATAAAggtgaaaatagcaaataaattaatgatttcttagtctTCGTCTCTATCTGTCCTCACCTGATCTCGGATTGCATCCACCTT
Proteins encoded in this region:
- the LOC120908188 gene encoding casein kinase I homolog hhp1-like, which produces MVVNLSTYRIEGEFDAGGCGTVLVGSHARSKQPVVMKMASKEVDRLLLATERRIYARLPKAPWMAQTHRRRRDDILSLAYMLVFLLRGGLPWYGTEERFDPDEALLLKLRITPSELCRGLPAEFQRLTEYALQMEFCDAPDYTELKRMFRNLLRQHSMQHDLHFDWNRFGC